The Alphaproteobacteria bacterium sequence TCGACCGGGTGCGGCCGGCGCAGTTGACGACCACCGTGGTGGACGGGTCGGGCGCGATCTCCTGCACCCGGTAGACCAGCTCGCCGCCGGGGCAGCAGATGCCGCCGGGAATGTTCATGGTGTGGTATTCGTCCATGGGGCGGCTGTCGAGAATGACCATGTTCTCGCCCGCCTGCATCATGGCGTTCAACTGCTCCGCCGTGACCGAGGGGGTGCCGAAATGGTGTTCCACATGCTCGCCGAACGCCTTGGACGGCACGTTGAACCCGGCATAGGTCTCGTAGCCGGCCTGCGACCAGCCGGCGACGCCGCCCTCCAGCACGCCGACATGGGCATAGCCATAGCCTTCCAGCTTCGCCGCCGCGCGCGTGGCGAGGTCGCCGTCGCCGGCGGCGCACACCACGACCCGGGCGGTCTTGCGCGGCGCCAGGTCGGCCATCAGCAGTTCCAGGCGCGAGAGCGGTACGGAAATGGCGTAGAGCAGGTGGTTGTCGGCGAACGCCTGTTCCTCGCGCACGTCGACGATCGCCAGTTCCGTGCCGTCATTGGCGAGGGCTTTGAGGATCAGGTCGTGCAGGGCCTCGGGGGTGGTGGGCGCGGGCATGGGGTGTCGCTCCGGGTGCGAAAATTCTGAGATGCGATGCCGCACACTCTAAGCATGGGGCCGGAATGATGCTAGGTTGGCGGCATGACTGCACCGGAAATCTTCGACCGCCGCCTGGTGCGCGCCCGACGGGAGCGGGCCGCTGCCGGGTTCGGCGACCACAGCTTCCTCTACGATGAGGTGTGCGCCCGCCTGATCGAGCGTCTCGCCCTGATTCAACGGGGTTTCCCGCGGGCCCTGGTGCTGGGCGCGCGTACCGGCGGGCTGGCCGACGGGATGCGCGACGGGTTCGGCGTCGAGACCCTGGTGCAGGCCGATCTCTCCGGCGCCATGCTGGCACGGGCGGACGGGCCGCGGCTGGTGGTGGACGAGGAGTGGCTGCCGTTTGCCGACGCCTCGCTCGACCTGGTGGTCAGCCCGTTGTCGCTGCATGTGGTCAACGATCTGCCGGGCGCGCTCGCCCAGATCCGGCGCGCCCTGAAGCCCGACGGCCTGTTCCTCGGCGCCCTGTTCGGGCTCGGCACGTTGGCGCCGTTGCGGGACGCGCTGCTGGCGGCCGAGGCCGGGCAGGGGGTGGGCAGCAGCCCGCATGTCGCCCCCTTCACCGAGGTGCGCGTCGCCGGCAGCCTGTTGCAGCGCGCGGGCTTCGCCCTGCCGGTGGCGGATGCGGAAACGGTGACCGTCACCTATCGGAACCCGATGCGCCTGTTCGCCGACCTGCGGGGGATGGGCGAAACCAACGTCCTGAGCGATCGCACCCGCC is a genomic window containing:
- a CDS encoding methyltransferase domain-containing protein, whose protein sequence is MTAPEIFDRRLVRARRERAAAGFGDHSFLYDEVCARLIERLALIQRGFPRALVLGARTGGLADGMRDGFGVETLVQADLSGAMLARADGPRLVVDEEWLPFADASLDLVVSPLSLHVVNDLPGALAQIRRALKPDGLFLGALFGLGTLAPLRDALLAAEAGQGVGSSPHVAPFTEVRVAGSLLQRAGFALPVADAETVTVTYRNPMRLFADLRGMGETNVLSDRTRQGLRRGVLMEAAARLAGQAIPFEVVFLAGWAPAAGQQKPLAPGSGQVSLARVLK